In one Tripterygium wilfordii isolate XIE 37 chromosome 22, ASM1340144v1, whole genome shotgun sequence genomic region, the following are encoded:
- the LOC119991398 gene encoding AP2/ERF and B3 domain-containing transcription repressor TEM1-like → MAILFSKLLKKTDVEKRLLVPAKSLKSLSISMGVNHRGMDLQVIDANGKLWSFRCLVRKKNYLKPVLSRNWVAFVRANNLQVGDRVTFHQELRQCRIQVEKPMKIFGVVFGAEPDKTLLLGSEDWKQQ, encoded by the exons ATGGCAATCTTGTTCTCTAAGTTGCTAAAAAAGACCGACGTAGAGAAGAGATTGTTGGTTCCTGCAAAGAGCTTAAAATCTCTGTCAATATCCATGGGTGTGAATCATCGTGGGATGGATCTACAAGTCATCGATGCAAATGGCAAGCTTTGGAGCTTTCGTTGTTTGGTTCGCAAGAAAAATTACTTGAAGCCAGTTCTCTCTAGGAATTGGGTTGCTTTTGTTCGAGCAAACAACCTTCAAGTTGGAGACAGAGTCACTTTTCATCAGGAACTTCGTCAGTGTAGAATCCAAGTGGAGAAACCAATGAAGATTTTCGGCGTAGTCTTTG GGGCGGAGCCAGACAAGACACTGTTGCTTGGTTCGGAAGATTGGAAGCAGCAGTAG